The following is a genomic window from Candidatus Abyssobacteria bacterium SURF_5.
TAAGAGCGAATATGCAGAACCGGCTCAGGTAAAGCTGGATTATGTGGAAATCAGGAAAGAGCCGAATGCGCTTGATTTTGCCGATGTCGAAGCTTACGCAAAGACCAAGCTCGAACTGGCCCGGACGGGCGAAACCGATTTTGCCCAACTGGCTGAGACCTATTCCGACGATCTCGCGACAAAAGCAATCGGCGGCGATCTCGGCTTCTTCGAGCGTGGCAATCCCCAAACCAGAGCCATCGAAGAGGCGGCTTTTTCGTTAAAACCGGGCGAGCTCTCCGACCTGATCCGAAGCGATGACGGCTTTCATATTGTCAAAGTCGAAGAAGTAAAAGATTCGGACGCAAAAAGGCAAGTTCGCGCCCGGCACATCTTCTTCAAAGTGACGCCGAGCGATGACACGCTCCTCTCGCTGCAGGAGAAGGCGACGCTGCTTTCTTATGAGGCGCGCGGCTCCTCGTTGAAGGAGGCTGCGTCCAAAAGCGAGATCGAACTTAAAAGCACTCCTTCCTTCAGGGTCAATAGCCCCTTCATTCCTTCAATCGGTCCTGTTCGTGAGCTCATCGAAATCCTGCCCGGCCTAGAGCAAGGCAAGGTGTCGAATGTGGTCGAGACGCCGGAGGCGCTTTATGTCGTTCAGGTCGTCGAGCGGCAAGCGGAGCGAATACCCGAACTGGCGGAGATAAAGGAGAGGATCGCGACGGCGGCGCGAACCGAAAAAGCGGTCGAGCTGGCAAAGATAAAAGCTGAGGAACTGGTGAAGCAAGTGAACGAGCAAAAGAGCGATCTTGCCAAAGTCGCCCCCGAGGCGGAAGAGGCGCTCCCGTTCACCCGGCGCGGGTATCCGCCCGAGCTGCCGAGGGTCGAGGGCTTGGTTGATACCGTGTTCTCGCTCGAGGAAGGAATGGCCGCCGGTCCGTTCGCCGATTCGAAGACCGTGTGCGTGGTTCAACTGCAAGAGGTGATTGAACCCGATCCGGCCGGTTTTGAAGAGCAAAAGGAAGTCACCGAGCAGAGAATCCTGGCGCAGCGCAGGCAGGCGGTTTTTGAAGAGTATTATGACAATTTGAAAGCAAAAGTCGGAGTGGAAATCAACCAGGAATTGTTCCAGACAGTATAAAGGGGTGCATCAGAATCGCACTTCGAATTCCTCGGAATCATATTCGAAGAGGATGCTTTTACGCCGTATTTCCTTCACCAGCGCCCCCTCGATCCTGTCGCCCACATATACCCGCTGCATATTGACGATCGCCTTCGGCTCGCGCGCGCGCCAGGCGATCGCATTTATTTTAAACTCCGGCCTTTCTTTCTCCTCTTCGCCGGCCGAGGCGAATTCGGCTTCTTGTTGTTTCCGCGGCCTTGTGCTCGCCCGCGCGATAGCGGCGGCCTCTTTGCCGGTGGGAATGACTGCTTCATACTCGGGCGCCGCCGGTTCTTTTGGAATGGCGGCTTCCGCTTGCGGCGCAGGGGCCGCTGATTCCACAGGTTGCGGCGCCGGTACAGGCGGTGCTGCCGGCTGCTCGGCCAACTGCTCTTGAGCGAGGGCTGGTGGAGAAGCCGCTTCCGGCGCTGTGCCTGGCACAGGCGGAACGGCTGCACGAGTTTCAGGCGGGGCGGCTACAGGAGGCTGCACCGGCGTTTGCTCCTCTTTTGCCGCCGTGGCAACCATTTTTGTCTGGTCTGCTGTCTCTTTGCCGGCCGCTCGGCCGCCTCTGAAGCTTGCCTGTATGATGCTCGCGAACCACACGGTTGCAATCAGGCCGAGCACCAGGAGCAATCCCAGAAGCACCCGAGGAATATTGCTGCTTCGAATCTTTTCAATTGGTTTTGCCGGCGTGGGCCTGAGCCGGTCCGCTGCTCCAGCCTCTTGAAGCGGCGGCGCCTCTTGCGCCTCTCGAAAAAGGTCCAGGCCCATATCGGAAGGCGACTCGTTCACGAATGCGCCTGCATGTGATGCGGACGCAGAGCCCTGCTTTCTCTCCTGATTCTGGATCTTCTTCAGTGCCCGCAGTATGATGCTCATATGCTTTCGCCGTTTAGACGGGGTACGGGATACTGCTTGAGATTGGCGTACAGTATGAGTTTTGTTCTCGGACCGACGATGCCGTCGAGCAGGAGGCCGCTTTGCCGCTGAAATTTGAGAACCGCCTCCTCCGTCTGCTCGTCAAATTCTCCCGATAGCTGACCCTGATAGAGTCCAAGGGACTGAAGCCCACCCTGCAGCCAGGCCACTTGGCTTCCGCTATCTCCGAACCGCAAATTTTCTTTTACCTGCTCGAAATCTCTCCAGAACACAAATGCCCGCCGCAGCCAGAACTCATCCAGCACGTCCAGACGTACATCAGCCGGTTCAGCGTCCGCATAGAATATCTGGCCCGTCGTCGAATTCAGCCGGGCCAGGACCACGTACCGCGGGCTCAGTTCCTGGGGAATAAACATTTCGAGGATGCACGGCAAATTGGATGAGCGGAGCCCGTCGAAATTGGTCCAAAATTCGGAACATCTCATCTGCTGAGACATCGCCAGCAGATAGAAACTGTCGGCCTGCTCGACGGTTACTTCAGGATATTTCCCCCACAGCGCGAGCAGATTCTTTGCGGCGCTCAACCGGGAAGCTTCGTAGTCCTTCGAGAGAAGCAGGTTGATAAGCTCGGCCTTCGACTCCTGCCTGATTTTCTCTTCCGTCGATCCCGTGTTTGCGGCGGCCGGTTGGGAGGCGGGGCTTTCGACATTCTGAGATGCCTCAGCTACCCTTTTTTCGGGAAACGAGGATGCGGTGGTCGGATCTTCCCCAAATGGGAGATCGGGAATAAGCTCAGTGTATTTCGAATTTGTGCCTGACGCCTCGTAAATGGAGAACGTCCTGAACGCATACCAGCCGACGAGCGCCAGGAACGCGAGCGTAAACGCATATGAGAAAATTCGGGGCGAGAAACTGATGCTCGGCAATTTGCTCCCGAATGAGTGCCGGCGCCCGATAACTTCGCGAACCGCCTGTTTCACGATCTTTTTTGGAATGGGACTGCCTTGGCCGGCTGCAAACGCACCGAGGAGAGAACGGTCACAGATGACATTGATCAGGCGCGGGATGCCGTTGGCCACTTTATATATGTACTTCATTGCGGCAGGTTCGAAGAAGACTTTCTCATCGTCCGCCGCAATGTCCAACCGGTGCTGAATATACTCGAACGTCTCCTTGCGGTTCAACGGGTTCAGGTGGTATCGGGCTGTGATCCGCTGGTCGAGCTGTCGCAGTTCCGGACGCGCGAGCAGTTTCTTCAACTGAGGCTGGCCCACCAGGATG
Proteins encoded in this region:
- a CDS encoding AAA family ATPase gives rise to the protein MTVVYESFFGFKEKPFNITPDPKYLYLSEQHQEAIAHLLYGIQERGGFVVVTGEIGTGKTTLCRYLINEMDDRTEGAVILNPNLSEIELLKSINQDFGIISVGQTKKELIDELNRFLLEERLRGKNMVLVIDEAQNLHPAVLEQVRMLSNLETEKEKLIQIILVGQPQLKKLLARPELRQLDQRITARYHLNPLNRKETFEYIQHRLDIAADDEKVFFEPAAMKYIYKVANGIPRLINVICDRSLLGAFAAGQGSPIPKKIVKQAVREVIGRRHSFGSKLPSISFSPRIFSYAFTLAFLALVGWYAFRTFSIYEASGTNSKYTELIPDLPFGEDPTTASSFPEKRVAEASQNVESPASQPAAANTGSTEEKIRQESKAELINLLLSKDYEASRLSAAKNLLALWGKYPEVTVEQADSFYLLAMSQQMRCSEFWTNFDGLRSSNLPCILEMFIPQELSPRYVVLARLNSTTGQIFYADAEPADVRLDVLDEFWLRRAFVFWRDFEQVKENLRFGDSGSQVAWLQGGLQSLGLYQGQLSGEFDEQTEEAVLKFQRQSGLLLDGIVGPRTKLILYANLKQYPVPRLNGESI